Proteins co-encoded in one Anguilla anguilla isolate fAngAng1 chromosome 16, fAngAng1.pri, whole genome shotgun sequence genomic window:
- the LOC118214875 gene encoding zona pellucida sperm-binding protein 4-like, which yields MASIVQLGVWLCVLGFVLAQDQDQYFGSKGSDATFHRCHVGGFARVPCGDPAISSTDCEALNCCFEQQCYYANEVTVHCLRDGLFMVVASRAATLPLLDLDSIYLLEGPSGCGPIRASPAFAVFQFPVGACGTTVRVEDDYLIYENKLTSSYEVGVGPLGSITRDSVFELSFQCRYSGSTVVSLVAEVNTVPPPLPVAAPGPLRIELRLASGQCDSKGCSDAVVYSDYYRDADYPVTKVLREPVYVEVHILERTDPNLVLLLEHCWATSTSSPLSLPQWSLLVDGCPFHDDRYQTTLVPVDGSSGLHFPSHYKRFIVKMFTFVDPASYIPLNEMVFIHCSTEVCHPSANDRCEQHCARKQRRSIVPVGKRSTEEKLIVSSKPVILTNTEPTAIDQSLHSEVPQSLGYGLLGVAACVLLVSTLALAVACIRSSRIELKV from the exons ATGGCAAGTATTGTGCAGCTTGGAGTATGGCTTTGTGTTTTGGGCTTTGTCCTAGCACAGGATCAAGATCAATATTTTGGGTCAAAAGGTTCAGATGCAACTTTTCATAGATGCCACGTTGGTGGCTTTGCAAGAGTGCCATGTGGAGACCCTGCTATCAGTAGTACAGACTGTGAAGCTCTCAACTGCTGCTTTGAGCAACAGTGCTATTATGCAAATGAAG TTACTGTCCACTGTCTCCGGGATGGTCTGTTCATGGTTGTGGCGTCCCGAGCTGCTACCTTGCCTCTGCTTGACCTTGATTCTATATACCTGCTGGAGGGTCCTAGTGGCTGTGGTCCTATTCGTGCGTCTCCAGCTTTTGCAGTCTTTCAATTCCCAGTTGGTGCTTGTGGAACCACAGTGAGG GTTGAAGATGATTATCTCATCTATGAGAACAAATTGACTTCCTCGTATGAAGTGGGAGTTGGTCCTTTAGGCTCTATCACAAGGGACAGTGTTTTTGA GCTGTCCTTCCAGTGCAGGTATTCCGGCAGTACTGTGGTTTCTTTAGTGGCTGAGGTGAATACGGTGCCTCCTCCCCTTCCAGTAGCTGCTCCAGGGCCCCTTCGCATTGAGCTCAGACTGGCTAGTGGTCAATGTGATTCTAAAGGATGCTCTGATG CTGTAGTCTATAGTGACTACTACAGAGATGCCGACTATCCTGTGACCAAGGTCCTACGGGAACCTGTGTATGTGGAAGTGCACATCTTGGAGAGGACTGACCCAAACCTTGTCCTGCTTCTGGAACACTGCTGGGCTACATCCACCTCTAGCCCTCTCAGCCTACCCCAGTGGAGCCTTTTGGTTGATGG GTGTCCCTTCCATGATGACCGTTATCAGACAACCTTGGTTCCTGTAGATGGCTCTTCTGGACTTCATTTCCCCAGCCACTACAAGCGGTTCATTGTGAAGATGTTTACCTTTGTGGATCCTGCATCCTATATTCCACTAAATGAAATG GTGTTCATCCACTGTAGTACTGAAGTTTGTCACCCCTCTGCTAATGACCGGTGTGAACAGCATTGCGCCAGAAAACAAA gaAGGTCAATTGTTCCTGTAGGAAAACGATCCACTGAGGAGAAGCTTATAGTTTCCAGTAAGCCAGTGATCCTGACTAATACTGAGCCCACAGCCATAGACCAGAGTCTTCACAGTGAAG TGCCCCAGTCACTCGGTTATGGTCTCCTGGGAGTTGCTGCTTGTGTTTTGCTAGTCTCAACCCTGGCACTGGCTGTTGCTTGTATTAGGTCATCTCGGATAGAATTGAAGGTGTAA